From a region of the Bacteroidales bacterium genome:
- a CDS encoding TraR/DksA C4-type zinc finger protein: protein MNESEKIEIRIKISQEISKTKKKIADYKELNKPIAPDCAIGRISRMDAINNKSVTEAALRQAEKKLEGLKYMQKTLGNEDFGLCQRCKQAIPVPRLLFMPQSRFCVNCAD from the coding sequence ATGAATGAATCCGAAAAAATAGAAATTAGAATAAAAATTTCACAAGAGATTTCAAAAACGAAGAAAAAAATTGCTGATTATAAAGAGTTAAATAAGCCGATTGCTCCGGATTGTGCAATAGGCAGAATTTCTCGTATGGACGCTATAAACAACAAGAGCGTTACGGAAGCCGCACTCCGACAAGCTGAAAAGAAACTTGAAGGATTAAAATATATGCAAAAAACTTTGGGTAATGAAGATTTCGGGCTATGTCAAAGATGCAAACAAGCTATCCCTGTTCCGCGTTTACTTTTTATGCCTCAAAGCAGGTTTTGTGTAAATTGTGCTGACTAA
- a CDS encoding SPOR domain-containing protein — protein MKKIILILIFSIFSLSVFSQKETFKIENSGITPVGIISGNGNISITQDVLLRKAVKRHIEINNNKFKGYRVQIYMGSGQKAMGEAQGAKRRFLTRYGNQHGAYTNFDSPFYKVKVGDFRSKAEAMNFKSIIEKTFPNSWVVPGRVNYPVDVNDPAEINDPVEVNDVNN, from the coding sequence ATGAAAAAAATAATTCTTATTTTAATATTTTCCATTTTTTCTCTTTCAGTTTTTTCTCAAAAAGAAACCTTCAAAATTGAAAATTCCGGTATTACTCCGGTTGGTATAATTTCCGGTAACGGTAATATCAGCATCACACAGGATGTTCTTCTCCGAAAAGCTGTTAAAAGGCATATTGAGATAAATAATAATAAATTCAAAGGATATAGAGTTCAAATCTACATGGGTTCAGGACAAAAAGCAATGGGTGAAGCACAAGGAGCAAAAAGAAGATTCTTGACAAGGTACGGGAATCAACATGGTGCTTATACTAATTTCGATTCACCTTTTTATAAAGTAAAAGTCGGCGATTTCAGATCCAAAGCAGAAGCCATGAATTTTAAAAGTATTATTGAAAAGACCTTCCCGAATTCCTGGGTTGTTCCGGGCAGAGTTAATTATCCCGTTGATGTTAATGATCCTGCAGAAATTAATGATCCCGTAGAAGTTAATGATGTCAATAATTAA
- a CDS encoding SpoIIE family protein phosphatase: MKKLILLLLFFLLIFTDIYAQFLPGKPILKNYSKKEYQGAPQIFAYVQDNRGVIYLGTDNNILEYDGLIWKTIKIPTSLVYALKKDKTGKIYVGGKNELGYLIADSTGTTKYVSLKDKLPKDKQNFKFVRGIYVTNKNEVVFLSPSSLFTFSKGIFKIIDIQNPGNVFIQGFKIKNNLYIQVKGKGIVKFNNGKIDLLPNTELFSDIWIVGMFPTDDNKMLILTWLEGQFIYNQGKIEPLKKNELLINTYSYSKYHNDYYILGSYGKGLFIIDKKFNIIKHITIENGLINNTIFSVFVDNNKNIWLGTNDGITVLNFNTPFSFFDADYSLSDYIWDALLFEENLYVGGDGLYSVEWNKSLIQEANFKQINDFHIYKIDTINNELYCAGSQGLFILKNHKEEYILKENSVYAFSKLFNYSNYLLVGGSKGLILVENKNNKWVFKNKIKGFDQKCRHMQQDIDGKIWISDREKGIYKLQLNNSLDSVIKIDLYKTSNGLPDSLDNNVCKINNEIVFATKKGIYKYNKGKDYFYPENNINNAIGNKQVIFINSDSKGDIWLKTQKPNKNRVDAYYWDLVRLSINEDDTYTVEEDIFKQFQNDIYNFKQINDSLFVIGNDIGFTLFNNNFDVKKLHASPVLIREFEQTVNQDSSYIVFNGTFGDNTGKIIAEQPKEMIISLPYEKNSVRFSFSTIEFVQPENIEYRCLLEGNDNDWSRWFKGNSREYSNLREGKYTFKIKTKNIYGIESETAEYTFIIKPPWYRTVFAYIVYGLLVVIAVYVIVKLNTKKLKKQKVILEKTVEERTQEVRLQSEEIKAQNDELNSRNEEILTQRDTVVKQKEEIEEIHEHITDSINYATRIQASILPNENILKEFLSDHFVLFNPKDKVSGDFYWWSHIENHTIITAADCTGHGVPGAFMSMLGVSFLREIVNKEYITHTGVILRKLRKEIINALRQKGNETGSQDGMDMALISINHEKNSLQFSGANNSLYIIRKGKLETKNDKVFEFDMNGNNSNGHRFYEIKPDRMPIAIYLKMDKFTTHEIELQKGDNIYMFSDGYADQFGGPDERKFKYKQFKQLLFENVDKPMAKQKDILEKNFLEWKGEIEQIDDVVVLGIKI; the protein is encoded by the coding sequence ATGAAAAAACTGATTTTACTTCTTTTGTTCTTTTTATTAATATTTACAGATATATATGCACAATTTTTACCGGGAAAACCAATATTAAAAAATTATTCTAAAAAAGAATATCAAGGTGCTCCCCAGATATTTGCCTATGTTCAAGATAACAGAGGTGTAATTTACCTCGGAACAGATAATAACATATTAGAATATGACGGGCTTATATGGAAAACGATAAAAATACCCACCAGTTTAGTTTATGCTTTGAAAAAGGATAAGACAGGGAAGATATATGTCGGCGGGAAAAATGAACTTGGCTATCTTATTGCTGATTCGACCGGTACAACAAAATATGTTTCACTTAAGGATAAGTTACCAAAGGACAAACAAAACTTTAAGTTTGTTCGAGGGATTTATGTTACAAATAAAAATGAAGTAGTTTTTTTAAGTCCGAGTTCATTATTTACTTTTTCAAAGGGCATTTTTAAAATAATTGACATTCAAAACCCGGGTAATGTTTTTATTCAAGGATTTAAAATTAAAAATAATTTATATATTCAAGTTAAAGGAAAAGGGATAGTAAAATTTAATAACGGTAAAATTGATTTATTGCCAAATACAGAACTGTTTTCTGATATTTGGATAGTAGGAATGTTTCCGACTGATGACAACAAAATGTTGATACTTACTTGGCTTGAAGGTCAATTTATTTATAATCAAGGTAAAATTGAACCTTTAAAAAAAAATGAACTTCTAATCAATACATATTCATACAGCAAGTATCATAATGATTATTATATTTTGGGATCCTACGGTAAAGGACTTTTTATTATTGACAAAAAATTTAATATTATTAAACATATTACCATTGAAAACGGACTAATTAATAATACAATTTTCTCTGTCTTTGTTGATAACAACAAAAATATATGGTTGGGCACTAATGATGGTATCACAGTATTAAATTTTAATACCCCCTTTTCCTTTTTCGACGCTGATTACAGTCTTTCTGATTACATATGGGACGCTTTATTATTTGAAGAAAATCTTTATGTGGGAGGTGACGGTTTATACAGTGTAGAATGGAACAAATCACTCATTCAAGAGGCTAATTTTAAGCAGATTAATGATTTTCATATATATAAAATTGACACCATTAATAATGAGCTTTATTGTGCCGGAAGTCAGGGGTTGTTTATTTTGAAAAACCATAAGGAAGAATATATTTTAAAAGAAAATAGTGTTTATGCTTTTTCCAAGCTTTTTAATTATTCTAATTATCTGCTTGTTGGTGGTAGTAAAGGATTAATTCTGGTTGAAAACAAAAACAACAAATGGGTATTTAAAAATAAAATTAAAGGATTTGACCAAAAATGCAGACATATGCAACAAGATATTGACGGTAAGATTTGGATCTCTGACAGAGAAAAAGGAATATATAAATTGCAACTTAATAATTCATTAGACTCTGTTATAAAAATTGATTTATATAAAACATCAAACGGTTTGCCTGACAGCTTGGATAATAATGTTTGTAAAATTAATAATGAAATTGTTTTTGCTACAAAAAAAGGGATATACAAGTATAATAAGGGAAAAGATTATTTCTATCCGGAGAACAATATAAATAATGCAATTGGAAATAAACAAGTAATATTTATTAATTCAGACAGCAAAGGTGATATTTGGCTAAAAACCCAAAAACCAAATAAAAACAGAGTCGATGCATATTATTGGGATTTAGTTCGCTTAAGTATAAATGAGGATGATACTTATACAGTAGAGGAAGACATATTTAAACAGTTCCAAAATGATATATACAATTTTAAACAAATTAATGACAGTTTATTTGTCATTGGTAATGATATTGGCTTTACATTATTTAACAATAATTTTGATGTTAAGAAATTACATGCTTCCCCTGTTTTAATAAGAGAATTTGAACAAACAGTAAATCAAGATAGTTCATATATTGTATTTAATGGGACGTTTGGCGATAATACAGGAAAAATAATAGCAGAACAACCGAAAGAAATGATTATTTCATTACCTTACGAAAAAAATTCAGTTCGGTTTTCGTTTTCAACAATTGAATTTGTTCAACCTGAAAATATTGAATATCGTTGTTTACTTGAAGGGAATGATAATGATTGGTCAAGATGGTTTAAGGGTAATTCGAGAGAATATTCAAATTTAAGAGAAGGAAAATATACTTTTAAAATTAAAACAAAAAATATTTATGGTATCGAAAGTGAAACCGCCGAATATACATTTATAATCAAACCACCATGGTACAGAACTGTTTTTGCATATATTGTATATGGTCTTTTGGTAGTTATTGCCGTTTATGTAATTGTAAAACTTAATACAAAAAAATTAAAAAAGCAAAAAGTAATTCTTGAAAAAACAGTTGAGGAGCGCACACAAGAAGTAAGACTGCAAAGCGAGGAGATAAAGGCACAAAATGATGAATTAAATTCAAGAAATGAAGAGATATTGACCCAAAGGGATACTGTTGTTAAACAAAAAGAAGAAATTGAGGAAATTCATGAACACATTACAGACAGTATTAATTATGCCACAAGAATACAGGCATCCATTTTGCCGAATGAAAATATACTGAAAGAATTTCTCTCTGATCACTTCGTTTTATTTAATCCAAAAGATAAAGTAAGTGGTGATTTTTATTGGTGGTCCCATATTGAGAATCATACAATTATTACTGCGGCTGATTGTACAGGTCATGGGGTTCCGGGTGCGTTTATGAGTATGCTCGGCGTTTCATTTTTGCGAGAAATAGTGAATAAAGAATACATAACTCATACAGGTGTTATTTTAAGAAAATTAAGAAAAGAAATTATAAACGCTTTAAGACAAAAAGGAAACGAAACCGGTTCTCAAGACGGTATGGATATGGCTTTGATATCAATTAATCATGAAAAAAACAGTCTCCAATTTTCAGGAGCTAATAATTCTTTATACATAATTAGAAAAGGAAAATTAGAAACAAAAAATGATAAGGTTTTTGAGTTTGATATGAACGGAAACAACTCGAACGGACATCGTTTCTACGAAATCAAACCGGATAGAATGCCCATAGCAATATATCTGAAAATGGATAAATTCACCACTCACGAAATAGAACTTCAAAAAGGAGACAATATCTATATGTTCAGTGACGGGTATGCCGATCAGTTTGGAGGTCCTGATGAACGCAAATTTAAGTATAAACAATTCAAACAACTGTTATTTGAAAATGTTGATAAACCAATGGCTAAACAAAAAGACATACTGGAAAAAAATTTTTTGGAATGGAAAGGAGAAATTGAACAGATTGATGATGTTGTTGTTTTGGGGATTAAAATTTAA
- a CDS encoding ABC transporter permease produces the protein MNTFYHIGRYLLFMKKVFKRPQKSSIFLNNVFFEIEKLGINSIMIVLIISVFMGAVITLQTAYNIELSFVPLYLVGLGTRDSMFLEFSSTIVALILAGKVGANIASEIGTMKIHEQIEALNMMGVNSESHLVLPKIIAAVLTFPLLTLFSMFIGILGGYLAVYFTNAVPIDDFVYGLHYYFIPFYITYSLIKVVIFAFIIATIPAYHAYYVQGGALEVGKASTKGVVYSSILILFFNVVITQILLS, from the coding sequence ATGAATACATTTTATCATATAGGAAGATATCTGCTTTTCATGAAAAAGGTCTTCAAAAGACCTCAAAAATCTTCAATATTTTTAAATAATGTTTTTTTCGAGATTGAAAAACTGGGTATCAATTCAATTATGATTGTTTTAATTATTTCTGTTTTTATGGGTGCTGTAATTACCCTACAAACGGCATATAATATTGAACTTTCTTTTGTACCGCTTTATTTGGTTGGTCTCGGAACCAGAGATTCAATGTTTTTGGAGTTCTCATCAACCATTGTAGCATTAATCCTTGCCGGAAAAGTAGGTGCCAATATTGCTTCGGAAATAGGTACAATGAAAATACATGAGCAGATTGAAGCACTTAATATGATGGGTGTGAATTCTGAAAGTCATTTAGTTCTGCCAAAAATCATTGCTGCTGTTCTTACATTTCCCTTACTTACATTGTTCAGTATGTTCATTGGTATATTAGGGGGTTATTTGGCTGTTTATTTTACAAATGCCGTTCCCATAGATGATTTTGTATATGGACTCCATTATTATTTTATCCCTTTTTATATAACATATTCTTTAATTAAAGTTGTAATATTTGCTTTTATAATTGCTACAATACCTGCATACCATGCATATTATGTACAAGGAGGAGCTTTAGAAGTTGGTAAAGCCAGTACTAAAGGTGTGGTTTATTCCAGCATATTAATTTTATTCTTCAATGTTGTGATAACTCAAATCCTTTTATCTTGA
- a CDS encoding ATP-binding cassette domain-containing protein, which yields MIVAKNISKSFNDNHVLNDISLICKKGETNLIIGESGSGKTVLLKSILGIHQIDKGQIIYGDDIFTDMNHKEKQKIRQEIGMVFQGGALFDSSTVFENIIFPLQMFSKMSKAEMHNRVRFCLERVNLHNVDDLYPSEISGGMQKRVAIARAVVLNPKYLFFDEPNSGLDPKTAIVIDNLIKELTIDFNTVTVINTHDMNSVAEIGDNIAFIYNGQKWWYGNKEEIMHTDNKELNDFVFATKLMRDLKK from the coding sequence TTGATAGTCGCAAAAAACATATCGAAATCCTTCAATGATAATCATGTTTTGAATGATATTTCACTGATATGCAAAAAAGGAGAGACTAATTTGATCATCGGAGAAAGCGGTTCCGGTAAAACCGTTCTTTTAAAGTCAATATTAGGAATTCACCAAATAGACAAAGGACAGATTATATACGGTGATGATATTTTCACTGATATGAATCATAAAGAAAAGCAAAAGATACGACAGGAGATCGGTATGGTTTTTCAAGGCGGTGCACTTTTTGATTCTTCCACAGTATTTGAAAACATTATATTTCCTCTGCAAATGTTTTCAAAGATGAGCAAGGCAGAAATGCATAATCGAGTAAGATTTTGTCTTGAGCGTGTTAATCTTCACAATGTTGATGATCTTTATCCGTCTGAGATCAGCGGAGGTATGCAAAAAAGAGTCGCAATAGCGAGAGCTGTTGTTTTAAATCCTAAATATCTTTTTTTTGATGAACCTAATTCAGGTTTGGATCCGAAAACAGCAATCGTTATTGATAATTTGATAAAAGAGTTAACCATTGATTTTAATACCGTTACCGTAATTAATACTCACGATATGAATTCTGTTGCTGAGATCGGCGATAATATTGCATTTATTTATAACGGACAAAAATGGTGGTACGGTAATAAAGAAGAAATAATGCACACAGATAATAAAGAGCTGAATGATTTTGTTTTTGCAACCAAATTAATGCGTGATCTAAAAAAATAA
- a CDS encoding DUF481 domain-containing protein, with product MKIKKICLLTFFLIFTITSFSQIVNIEKKRKEENGFQTTIGLYFNIDETNNRITELKNLIDLQYSLNSHTFILLNDIKLLKTDKGSLTNNGFQHLRYNYTIKDSSFLTLEAFGQYQYNEQKLLQHRILGGVGPRFRIINEKKIKWYIAPLIMYEYEQLSDSLTTETKFMRWDAYTNFNYSLSKLLSFNLIAYYQPAFSNYYDFRISGEAGIRFNIAEYLFFDISYSADYNNLPPSDVQNTFWYFKNRLIFKL from the coding sequence ATGAAAATAAAAAAAATATGTTTACTTACATTTTTTTTAATCTTCACAATCACAAGTTTTTCACAAATAGTAAATATTGAAAAAAAAAGAAAAGAAGAAAACGGATTTCAAACAACAATCGGCTTATATTTTAATATAGATGAAACAAACAACCGTATAACAGAACTGAAAAATCTTATTGATTTGCAATATTCTCTAAACTCGCACACATTTATTCTTTTAAACGATATAAAATTATTAAAGACTGATAAGGGATCGTTAACCAACAACGGCTTTCAGCATTTAAGATATAATTACACTATTAAAGACAGTAGTTTTCTCACATTAGAGGCATTCGGACAATATCAATACAATGAACAAAAATTATTACAACACAGGATATTAGGCGGTGTGGGTCCTCGTTTCAGGATAATCAATGAAAAGAAGATCAAATGGTATATCGCTCCCTTGATCATGTATGAATATGAACAATTATCTGACAGTTTAACCACAGAAACAAAATTTATGAGGTGGGATGCATATACTAACTTTAATTATTCTTTAAGCAAATTGCTTTCATTTAATTTGATTGCATATTACCAACCTGCTTTTTCAAATTATTACGATTTCCGTATTTCAGGAGAAGCCGGAATTAGATTTAATATTGCCGAATATTTATTTTTTGATATAAGTTATTCTGCTGATTATAATAATCTTCCTCCAAGTGATGTTCAAAATACATTTTGGTATTTTAAAAACAGACTTATTTTCAAATTGTAA
- the thiL gene encoding thiamine-phosphate kinase has protein sequence MTSISELGEFGLIKRLSKDISIYNKSTVKGVGDDAAVLSYQNKETVITTDILIEGIHFDLSYVPLKHLGYKAVIVNLSDVFAMNASPKQITVSVAISNRFTLESIEEVYKGIKLACDTYKVDLIGGDTSSSVTGMVICITAVGEADKNKITYRSGAKENDLICVSGDLGGAYAGLKLLQREQDVFRSNPEIQPELEGYDYILGKQLKPEARVDIIKLFDELKIKPTSMIDISDGLSSELLHISEESNCGCRIYDQKIPIAEETHAFANELQIVPTTFALNGGEDYELLFTISQADYNKFKSNPDVTIIGHITEQTKGNYLVTGEGSEIEIQAQGWNAVKNN, from the coding sequence ATGACAAGTATTTCTGAATTAGGTGAATTTGGTTTGATTAAAAGACTGAGCAAAGATATATCAATTTACAATAAATCTACTGTTAAAGGAGTAGGAGATGATGCTGCAGTTTTATCATATCAAAATAAAGAGACTGTGATAACTACAGATATATTAATAGAAGGAATACATTTTGATTTATCTTATGTTCCTTTAAAACATCTTGGCTACAAAGCTGTTATTGTTAATCTTTCGGATGTATTTGCAATGAATGCAAGTCCAAAGCAAATTACTGTATCTGTTGCAATCTCAAACCGATTTACATTGGAATCAATTGAAGAAGTTTATAAAGGTATTAAATTAGCATGTGATACTTATAAAGTTGATTTGATCGGCGGTGATACAAGTTCTTCTGTTACCGGTATGGTAATTTGTATTACTGCAGTGGGAGAGGCAGATAAAAATAAAATTACATACAGATCCGGTGCAAAAGAAAATGATTTGATTTGTGTTTCAGGAGATTTGGGCGGAGCATATGCAGGTTTAAAATTATTACAAAGAGAACAAGATGTCTTCAGAAGTAATCCGGAAATTCAACCTGAATTGGAAGGTTATGATTATATATTGGGTAAACAATTAAAACCGGAAGCAAGAGTTGATATTATAAAATTGTTTGATGAACTGAAAATCAAGCCGACATCTATGATAGATATTTCCGATGGTTTATCTTCTGAACTGTTACACATTAGTGAGGAATCAAATTGCGGATGCAGAATTTATGATCAAAAAATTCCGATTGCTGAGGAAACACATGCATTTGCAAATGAACTTCAAATTGTACCGACAACATTTGCCCTGAACGGAGGTGAAGATTATGAATTGTTATTTACTATTTCACAAGCAGATTATAATAAATTTAAAAGCAATCCGGATGTTACAATTATTGGACATATAACAGAGCAAACAAAAGGTAATTATTTGGTTACCGGTGAAGGATCGGAGATTGAAATACAAGCACAAGGATGGAATGCCGTGAAAAATAATTAA